From Passer domesticus isolate bPasDom1 chromosome 8, bPasDom1.hap1, whole genome shotgun sequence, a single genomic window includes:
- the STOX1 gene encoding storkhead-box protein 1 isoform X5, which produces MDPLLQPGSVPLAEEICWTISDMNADHVLVTQEALTEQLVKNYPGEGYFIVTPNTYFITHDATEDKRRILLEDSCCCSSPSITYLVNIKPCTDLVKESIPTVPCCRSCHCFPHQKMLCEQRHQQVMSHGSKGEGKRGCSELKSSIRTRGISTSAENHSWDAIKSLTSVKAKLKSKMFGLGLFWRSGSKKEKHKKEYSTFSGQFPPQEWPVRDEDDLDNIPCDIEHEIIKRVNPTLTVDNLIKHTILMQRFEEQKKCISKEKKYISNGTLAEVPTLRQNHLSKDCIQRAPSKTAKHTRKTKSKKKKQISRASRKSHIQKPTSQNVKLEGSFPLPIKNPEPPDAAVESHAIYKKQIKNPFQGLPWRPRSFHARGHQGGGNSRLKGQTQRGGRASQRPQSWASSGPFGCETERLRAESEADKAKQNNLLHAKRSGLPLKKDSFSENSSCLQGGNLQIDNRGRHFLESNISEENVYKRIVKKKSPCSCIEDGGVCKEDAEFPFYLEDEHCRCKAGTVSELVDRTASEFQNVHLSNYMASVNLAPKNGVKHSPKTDKKSELLFSYDCARHPGSMELEREGFTDNSHLLYRKGHDGDTCTSAHLDDNSEHLSPGHAPSDTQGWGTAVSLKASQVSTCPAQHDTATNKRDIRYKGSASLAESLDGSKEHPTPDCTEESWLCSQVLLRGHRKAEESGLTGCGKGSAVAGSCQADSGAGTWQSFTREEGEGAARCALGSWSTEVRAPPGQQEQLVQNTCPVSPEQNHSEGTETHSITGDSGIDSPRWTEKKMKLPAKF; this is translated from the exons ATGGATCCTCtcttgcagccaggctctgttCCTTTGGCAGAAGAAATATGCTGGACCATATCAGACATGAATGCAGATCATGTGCTGGTCACTCAGGAAGCTTTAACAGAGCAGTTAGTGAAAAATTATCCAG GAGAAGGATATTTCATTGTGACTCCCAACACTTACTTTATCACACATGATGCCACAGAAGACAAGAGAAGGATCCTGTTGGAGGACAGTTGTTGCTGTTCATCACCTTCCATCACTTACCTGGTAAACATTAAGCCCTGCACAGACCTAGTGAAAGAAAGCATTCCTACAGTACCCTGTTGCAGATCCTGCCATTGCTTCCCTCACCAAAAGATGCTCTGTGAACAAAGGCATCAGCAGGTGATGAGCCATGGATCTaagggagagggaaagagaggctGCAGTGAATTGAAGTCTTCAATTCGAACTCGAGGCATCTCCACATCTGCTGAGAACCATTCCTGGGACGCCATCAAATCCCTGACATCTGTGAAAGCAAAGctgaaaagcaaaatgtttgGCCTTGGCCTTTTCTGGAGAAGTGGttctaagaaagaaaaacacaagaaaGAGTACTCCACTTTTTCAGGCCAGTTTCCTCCCCAGGAGTGGCCAGTCAGGGATGAAGATGACTTAGACAACATCCCATGTGATATTGAACATGAAATCATCAAGCGTGTTAACCCTACTCTCACAGTTGATAATTTGATTAAACACACAATATTAATGCAGAGGTTTGAGGAGCAGAAAAAATGTATcagtaaagagaaaaaatacatcAGTAATGGTACCTTGGCTGAAGTGCCAACACTCAGGCAAAACCATCTTTCAAAGGATTGTATTCAAAGGGCACCAAGTAAAACAGCAAAACACACCAGGAAAACCaaatcaaagaagaaaaagcagattagcagggccagcaggaaaTCTCACATACAGAAGCCAACATCCCAAAATGTGAAACTGGAAGGGAGCTTTCCACTGCCCATCAAAAACCCAGAGCCACCTGATGCAGCAGTGGAGTCCCACGCGATATACAAGAAGCAGATTAAGAATCCCTTCCAGGGCCTGCCATGGAGACCTCGCAGCTTTCATGCCAGAGGGCACCAAGGTGGTGGCAACAGTCGGCTCAAGGGCCAGACTCAAAGGGGAGGAAGGGCTTCCCAAAGGCCACAGTCCTGGGCCTCCTCAGGACCCTTTGGCTGTGAAACTGAAAGGCTGCGTGCAGAAAGTGAGGCTGACAAAGCTAAGCAAAACAACCTACTCCATGCTAAGAGGTCTGGCCTTCCATTAAAGAAAGACAGCTTCAGTGAAAATAGCAGTTGTCTACAAGGAGGTAATCTGCAAATAGATAACAGAGGCAGACACTTCCTGGAAAGcaatatttcagaagaaaatgtctATAAAagaatagtaaaaaaaaaatccccttgcTCCTGCATTGAAGATGGTGGTGTGTGCAAAGAGGATGCAGAATTTCCATTCTACCTGGAAGATGAGCATTGCAGATGCAAAGCAGGCACTGTAAGTGAGCTGGTAGATCGAACAGCCAGTGAGTTTCAAAATGTCCATCTTTCAAATTACATGGCCAGTGTTAATCTGGCCCCAAAAAATGGTGTGAAACACAGCCCAAAGACTGATAAAAAGAGTGAACTTCTATTTAGCTATGACTGTGCCAGGCATCCTGGATCAATggagctggaaagggaaggGTTTACTGACAACTCCCACCTTCTGTACCGAAAGGGACACGATGGTGACACCTGCACCTCGGCACATCTGGATGACAATTCTGAACACCTGTCCCCTGGCCATGCCCCCTCAGACACACAAGGCTGGGGTACAGCTGTGTCCCTGAAAGCCTCTCAGGTCAGtacctgccctgcccagcacgaCACAGCCACAAATAAACGTGATATAAGGTATAAGGGGAGTGCCAGCCTTGCAGAATCACTCGATGGCTCAAAGGAGCATCCAACACCAGACTGCACAGAGGAAAGCTGGCTGTGCAGTCAGGTTCTCCTGAGAGGCCACAGAAAGGCTGAAGAAAGTGGCCTCACTGGCTGTGGGAAGGGCTCAGCCGTGGCAGGTTCCTGCCAGGCTGACTCTGGTGCTGGCACGTGGCAGAGCTTCACCCGTGAGGAGGGCGAAGGAGCAGCGCGCTGTGCTTTGGGCTCGTGGAGCACAGAAGTGAGAGCCCCCCCAGGACAGCAAGAGCAGCTTGTGCAGAATACCTGTCCTGTGAGCCCAGAACAGAACCACTCAGAAGGGACAGAAACCCACAGCATCACAGGAGACA